A part of Thermocrinis albus DSM 14484 genomic DNA contains:
- the purB gene encoding adenylosuccinate lyase encodes MIERYTRKEMGEIWSELNKFRLWLKVELAVCRGWQKLGKIPPEVVQEIERRTFVDEKVISRIKEYERVYKHDVLAFISAIGEQIPEYSHFFHMGLTSSDVVDTALALQLRQALDLILKGVEELMELLKSLALLHKNTVMMGRTHGVHAEPITLGLKFLSWHEEMARNRERLQRARENISYGKLSGAVGTYSNLDPRVEYYALQELGLQVEPVATQVVPRDRHAEVMYAVASTASALERFATEIRHLQRTEVLELMEPFQEGQRGSSAMPHKKNPIHAERICGLARVIRANLQVALENIVLWHERDISHSSAERIILPDSTIALDYMIHLFIDILKGIKVFPDRMRKNMDISYHLYGSSKLLVLLMEKGIPRDTAYSIVQECAMRSWEDGIPFEASLMQDERVNKILSEEEIKEALDPSSFLKNVDVIYQRVLKDLDA; translated from the coding sequence ATGATAGAGCGCTACACAAGGAAGGAGATGGGAGAGATATGGTCTGAACTCAATAAGTTCAGACTGTGGTTGAAGGTAGAGCTGGCTGTCTGTAGAGGTTGGCAGAAACTGGGAAAGATACCACCCGAAGTGGTACAGGAGATAGAAAGACGTACTTTCGTGGACGAAAAAGTTATAAGCAGAATAAAGGAGTACGAGAGGGTATACAAACACGATGTTCTTGCCTTCATATCCGCCATAGGAGAGCAGATTCCTGAGTATTCTCACTTCTTTCATATGGGTCTCACTTCATCAGACGTGGTGGATACAGCTCTTGCTCTGCAGTTAAGACAGGCTCTGGACCTTATCCTGAAGGGAGTGGAAGAACTTATGGAACTTCTTAAGAGCTTGGCCCTTCTTCACAAAAACACGGTTATGATGGGCAGAACACACGGTGTACATGCGGAACCTATAACCCTTGGTCTGAAGTTTCTAAGCTGGCATGAGGAGATGGCACGTAACAGAGAACGCCTCCAGAGAGCCAGAGAAAACATATCTTATGGAAAGCTGTCGGGTGCTGTAGGCACCTACTCCAATCTTGATCCACGTGTTGAGTACTATGCTCTGCAGGAGTTGGGTCTCCAGGTAGAACCTGTGGCCACCCAGGTGGTGCCCAGAGACAGACACGCTGAGGTTATGTACGCTGTTGCCAGTACAGCATCGGCCCTTGAGAGGTTTGCCACCGAGATAAGACATCTTCAGAGGACAGAGGTTCTGGAACTTATGGAGCCTTTTCAGGAAGGCCAGAGGGGATCTTCCGCCATGCCCCACAAGAAGAATCCTATTCACGCAGAGAGAATATGCGGTCTTGCGCGTGTGATAAGAGCCAACTTGCAGGTAGCCCTTGAGAACATAGTTCTCTGGCACGAGAGAGATATATCTCACTCTTCGGCAGAGAGGATAATACTACCCGACTCCACCATAGCCTTAGACTACATGATACACCTGTTTATAGATATTCTTAAAGGTATTAAAGTATTTCCTGACAGAATGAGGAAAAACATGGATATCTCCTATCATCTGTACGGATCTTCCAAACTGCTCGTTCTACTTATGGAGAAGGGTATTCCACGCGACACGGCATACAGTATAGTGCAGGAGTGTGCTATGAGAAGTTGGGAAGATGGTATTCCCTTTGAGGCCTCCCTTATGCAAGACGAAAGAGTCAACAAGATCCTCTCGGAAGAGGAGATAAAGGAAGCTCTGGATCCTTCCTCTTTCCTGAAAAACGTAGATGTCATATACCAGCGAGTTTTGAAAGATCTTGACGCTTAA
- a CDS encoding PA2779 family protein, whose product MMKFFRNRLLILGVAGWFLAFNTAPALAGLVESKPANQQLESSREENIRTIQRALESKIVQEKLKAYGLTKEEVEKKLKEMDDQQIHMLAQASQKVLAGGDGLGVVIAVLVIAILVVILLKLLNKEIIIR is encoded by the coding sequence ATGATGAAGTTTTTCAGAAACAGGCTGCTGATCTTAGGTGTGGCAGGCTGGTTCCTTGCCTTTAACACAGCTCCCGCATTGGCAGGGCTTGTGGAATCAAAGCCCGCCAACCAACAGTTAGAGAGCTCCCGAGAGGAGAACATAAGGACCATTCAGAGGGCTTTGGAAAGTAAGATAGTGCAGGAGAAACTTAAAGCCTACGGCCTCACCAAAGAAGAGGTAGAAAAAAAACTAAAGGAGATGGACGACCAGCAGATTCATATGCTGGCACAGGCATCCCAAAAGGTACTGGCGGGTGGCGATGGTCTTGGAGTGGTGATAGCGGTTCTGGTGATAGCCATACTGGTGGTGATCCTTCTGAAGCTCCTCAACAAAGAGATAATCATCAGATAA